In Periplaneta americana isolate PAMFEO1 chromosome 3, P.americana_PAMFEO1_priV1, whole genome shotgun sequence, the following are encoded in one genomic region:
- the LOC138696619 gene encoding amyloid beta A4 precursor protein-binding family B member 1-interacting protein-like: MKVLALALISCVVLLNVGVSGRNRHQRQNEWEDFEPWWPPQPNFPPIPDLPPRPDLPPRPDLLPRPDLPPRPNLPLLSTRRPRPTPRPRPTTPAVTQTPFDDGATPAVVDGNGSLLGCDCPAPPQFNPVCGNDRVTYGNMQKLNCARSCGRNVRLKHYGACLAR; the protein is encoded by the exons ATGAAGGTCTTGGCCCTCGCTTTGATATCCTGTG TTGTGCTGCTAAACGTAGGTGTCAGTGGAAGGAATAGACACCAGCGGCAGAATGAATGGGAAGACTTTGAACCCTGGTGGCCACCGCAACCAAATTTTCCACCAATACCGGACCTTCCACCAAGACCGGACCTTCCACCAAGACCGGACCTTCTACCAAGACCGGACCTTCCACCAAGACCAAATCTTCCACTGCTATCAACTCGCCGGCCTCGACCAACTCCTCGACCGCGGCCAACAACTCCAGCAGTAACTCAAACCCCATTTGACGACGGCGCCACCCCCGCAGTGGTGGACGGAAACGGTTCGCTGCTGGGCTGCGATTGTCCAGCACCCCCGCAATTCAACCCAGTCTGCGGCAACGATCGAGTTACGTATGGAAATATGCAGAAGCTCAACTGTGCACGGTCGTGTGGACGAA ATGTTCGGCTGAAACATTATGGTGCTTGCCTGGCTAgatag